The following is a genomic window from bacterium.
ATCCTCGTCTTTGGAAACGGGGGGAGCGCCGCCCTCGCCCAGCACTTCTCCGGCGAGCTGGTCGGAAGGTTCCTCGGCGAGCGCCGCCCCCTGCCCGCCATCGCCCTCACCACCGACACCAGCACCCTGACCGCCATCGGCAACGACTTCGGCTTCGATCAGGTCTTCTCCCGGCAAATCGCGGGCCACGGCAAACCGGGCGACCTGGCGCTTGCTCTCACCTCGAGCGGCAACTCCCCCAATCTCATCGCCGCCCTCGATGAGGCAAAAAAGATGGGGCTCGTGACCTGCGCCCTCTCGGGAAAGGGCGGGGGACCTGCCGCGGAGCGCGCGGAACTCGCCGCGATCATTCCCTCGGATGACACCGATTTCATCCAGGAGGCCCAGAAGGCCATCATTCATTTTATCTGCCACCGGGTGGAAGCCGCTTTCACGGACGGGGAGAAAGCGTGAGCCAGCTCCTGCCGCGCCTGCTGGAGGGCAAAAAACCGCGGATTCTCGTCGCGGGGGACCTGATCCTCGACCGCTACGTCTGGGGCGAGGTGGACCGCATCTCGCCGGAGGCCCCGGTCCAGGTGCTCCGCTGGCAGTCCGAGAACGAGGTGCTGGGCGGGGCGGCCAACGTCGCCCACAATCTCTCCGCCCTCGGGTGCGAGGTGCGTCTTCTGGGGGTGGCCGGAGAGGATGCCGAGGGCGATCGTCTCGATGCGCTGGCCCGGGAGGCCGGCATCTCCGCCCGGCACGTCCACCGCACCGGCGAGCGGCCCACCTCCTGCAAGACTCGGCTCATCGCCCGCGGCCAGCACGTCCTGCGCGTGGACAAGGAGGGGGCCGGATATCTCTCGTCAGACGCCGAAAAAAACCTGATCGCCTCTCTTCCCGATGCGCTCGATGGGATGGACGGCGTCATCTGCTCGGACTACCTCAAGGGAGTGCTCTCCCCCGGCTTCCTCAAGGCGATCACGAAAGCGGCGAGCGCGCGCGGCATCCGCATCGTGGCCGACCCCAAGGGAACCGATTATGGAAAATACCGCGGCGCCACCGCCCTGACCCCCAACCTCGCGGAGC
Proteins encoded in this region:
- a CDS encoding SIS domain-containing protein, translated to MKLSAQEFLADRGKRYAALGESALPAGVEPIARAVVGCLEKGGKILVFGNGGSAALAQHFSGELVGRFLGERRPLPAIALTTDTSTLTAIGNDFGFDQVFSRQIAGHGKPGDLALALTSSGNSPNLIAALDEAKKMGLVTCALSGKGGGPAAERAELAAIIPSDDTDFIQEAQKAIIHFICHRVEAAFTDGEKA